One stretch of Roseovarius mucosus DNA includes these proteins:
- a CDS encoding YeeE/YedE family protein yields MPGGISESLMILIFGFAGGMILGLAARIGRFCTLGAIEDLLYQQSDTRLRMWGLAIGVAGITAFGLAGLGLFDISANAYWITPWSPLASVLGGLLFGYGMSLAGNCGFGALARFGGGDLRAFVIVLVMGISAYVMMSGPFARLRIMATEATSPALENQSYAQILGALTGLPMIWVGLAISALICLAALASRDFLQNRRALFWGAMVGIAVTSGWFGTSWVGTHGFMPQPVQTHTFSAPLGETIIFLMTASGGGLSFGVASVFGVLAGAFCGSLIKGHFRWEACEDPRELRRQMLGAVCMGFGAVLAFGCTVGQGISAFSVLSFSAPITFAAIFVGAAIGLRQLITGFA; encoded by the coding sequence ATGCCCGGTGGCATTTCTGAATCCCTGATGATCCTGATATTCGGCTTTGCGGGCGGCATGATACTTGGGCTTGCGGCGCGCATCGGACGTTTCTGCACCTTGGGCGCGATTGAGGATCTGCTCTATCAGCAGAGCGATACGCGTCTGCGCATGTGGGGGCTGGCGATTGGGGTGGCGGGGATCACGGCCTTTGGGCTGGCCGGTCTGGGCCTCTTTGATATTTCAGCCAATGCCTATTGGATCACGCCTTGGTCGCCGCTGGCCAGTGTTTTGGGTGGGCTGCTCTTTGGCTATGGTATGTCGCTGGCTGGGAACTGCGGCTTTGGTGCGCTCGCACGATTTGGCGGGGGTGATCTGCGGGCCTTTGTGATCGTGCTCGTGATGGGCATTTCAGCCTATGTGATGATGTCAGGCCCCTTTGCCCGGCTACGGATCATGGCGACAGAGGCGACAAGCCCTGCGTTGGAAAACCAGTCCTATGCGCAGATTCTGGGCGCGCTCACTGGGCTCCCGATGATCTGGGTCGGATTGGCGATTTCAGCGCTGATATGCCTAGCGGCGCTTGCCTCGCGCGACTTTTTACAGAACCGTCGGGCGCTCTTTTGGGGGGCGATGGTTGGGATTGCGGTCACATCGGGCTGGTTTGGCACCTCTTGGGTGGGCACGCATGGATTCATGCCGCAGCCGGTGCAAACGCATACATTCTCTGCGCCCCTCGGCGAGACTATCATCTTTCTGATGACCGCCAGCGGTGGTGGCCTCAGCTTTGGCGTGGCGTCGGTCTTTGGCGTGCTGGCCGGCGCGTTTTGCGGCAGCCTGATCAAAGGCCATTTCCGGTGGGAAGCCTGTGAGGACCCGAGGGAACTGCGGCGGCAGATGCTGGGCGCGGTCTGCATGGGCTTTGGCGCAGTGCTGGCCTTTGGTTGCACGGTCGGGCAGGGGATTTCCGCCTTTTCGGTGCTGTCCTTTAGCGCGCCGATCACCTTTGCCGCGATATTTGTGGGTGCGGCGATTGGCTTGCGCCAGCTCATCACCGGCTTTGCCTGA
- a CDS encoding MBL fold metallo-hydrolase, which produces MTDYPVNMGVKPEVKAFFDEATNTISYVVKDPESRACAVIDSVMDIDMAAGRITYAHADAMIAHVMDHGLTLEWIIETHVHADHLSAAPYIQQKLGGKIGIGEKILVVQDTFGKIFNEGTEFQRDGSQFDALFKDGDTYKVGQMNCLAIHTPGHTPACMVHVMGDAAFVGDTLFMPDGGSARADFPGGDAGELYDSIQRVLRLPDDMRLFMCHDYGPNGRDIQWETTVGAERAHNIHVGGGKTREDFVKFRTERDAQLAMPRLILPSLQVNMRAGELPRDSAGNPMLKLPVNRL; this is translated from the coding sequence ATGACCGACTATCCCGTGAACATGGGCGTCAAGCCAGAGGTCAAAGCATTCTTTGACGAGGCCACGAATACGATCAGCTATGTGGTTAAGGACCCCGAATCGCGCGCCTGTGCCGTGATTGATAGCGTGATGGATATCGACATGGCAGCAGGGCGGATCACCTATGCCCATGCCGATGCAATGATTGCCCATGTTATGGATCACGGCCTGACGCTTGAATGGATCATCGAGACCCATGTCCACGCCGATCATCTCTCGGCAGCGCCGTATATTCAGCAGAAGCTGGGCGGCAAGATTGGAATTGGTGAAAAGATTCTGGTGGTTCAGGACACTTTTGGCAAAATATTCAACGAAGGCACCGAGTTTCAGCGTGATGGTAGCCAGTTCGATGCTTTGTTCAAAGATGGTGACACCTATAAGGTAGGCCAAATGAACTGCCTTGCGATCCACACGCCCGGCCACACGCCCGCCTGCATGGTGCATGTGATGGGCGATGCCGCCTTTGTTGGCGACACGCTCTTCATGCCTGATGGTGGGTCTGCGCGGGCGGATTTCCCCGGCGGTGATGCGGGTGAGCTCTATGACAGCATCCAAAGGGTTCTGCGCCTGCCCGACGACATGCGTCTTTTCATGTGCCACGATTACGGCCCAAACGGCCGCGATATTCAGTGGGAAACCACCGTCGGGGCGGAAAGGGCGCATAACATCCATGTAGGCGGCGGCAAGACCCGTGAAGACTTTGTGAAGTTCCGCACAGAGCGCGACGCACAGCTTGCCATGCCCCGGCTGATATTGCCGTCTTTGCAGGTCAACATGCGCGCGGGCGAATTGCCCCGTGATAGCGCGGGCAACCCGATGTTGAAGCTCCCTGTTAACCGTCTCTAA
- a CDS encoding DUF6691 family protein → MRILSALFVGLVFGVGIAISGMINPAKVLNFFDIAGTWDPSLIFVMGGALLTTFVGYRVVLGRPKPILEPKFKLPTKTVIDTRLIGGSAVFGLGWGIAGFCPGAAIPALGSGKYEVLAFVAALLSGIWVANMIQTKQSDKRITA, encoded by the coding sequence ATGCGCATTCTGTCAGCCTTGTTTGTCGGTCTTGTTTTTGGCGTGGGAATTGCCATCTCTGGTATGATCAATCCGGCTAAGGTGCTCAACTTCTTTGACATCGCCGGGACATGGGACCCAAGCTTGATCTTTGTGATGGGTGGTGCGCTGCTTACCACCTTTGTCGGTTACCGCGTGGTGCTCGGACGCCCCAAGCCGATCCTCGAGCCAAAGTTCAAGCTGCCCACCAAGACGGTCATTGATACCCGTCTGATTGGGGGGTCAGCGGTCTTTGGCCTTGGTTGGGGCATCGCCGGGTTTTGCCCCGGCGCGGCTATTCCGGCGCTTGGCTCTGGCAAATACGAGGTGCTGGCCTTTGTAGCCGCGCTCTTGTCCGGGATTTGGGTGGCGAATATGATTCAAACGAAACAGTCAGACAAAAGGATAACGGCATGA
- a CDS encoding YeeE/YedE family protein, whose translation MTGTETEFTPLMSFAGGVLIGLSAVLLMFFQGRIMGATGILSRLITGGVPGDKIWRAAMVVGMIAGPLLVLGLTGQMPAVEVPISLPMILIGGFIVGIGVTFGSGCTSGHGVCGLARLSPRSFVATLTFMVVAFATVYVLRHVIGA comes from the coding sequence ATGACAGGCACCGAAACTGAATTTACCCCGCTGATGTCATTTGCGGGCGGTGTGTTGATCGGCTTGTCAGCAGTGTTGCTGATGTTTTTTCAAGGTCGGATCATGGGGGCCACTGGCATTCTGTCGAGATTGATTACCGGCGGGGTGCCGGGCGATAAAATCTGGCGCGCGGCGATGGTTGTAGGCATGATCGCCGGACCGCTTTTGGTGCTGGGGCTGACCGGGCAGATGCCCGCAGTCGAGGTGCCGATTAGTCTGCCGATGATCTTGATTGGGGGCTTCATCGTGGGCATCGGCGTGACCTTTGGGTCTGGCTGCACCTCGGGTCATGGGGTTTGCGGCCTTGCGCGGCTTTCGCCTCGGTCATTCGTAGCCACGCTGACCTTTATGGTCGTGGCCTTTGCGACTGTCTATGTCCTGCGTCACGTGATTGGAGCCTGA
- a CDS encoding tripartite tricarboxylate transporter permease gives MSVIDNLMAGLALVGNVDALVSLAIGIVIGVIGGAIPGISATMAVALTLPFTFPMQPINGILLLLGVYKGGIFGGSIPAILIKTPGTPASSATVLDGHPMAARGEAGRALGMALWASCTADVISNLALILFAGWLASFALSFGPPEFFALILFSLTIIAGVSGESLLRGALSALLGLLLATIGLDLVYGTNRFTFGDPNLMGGLNFIAVLIGLFAIPEVINMVWHPTGHMGKVQTLGSKWVTFAEYRRCFRSIVRGSFIGVFLGAIPGIGAAPAAFLSYSEARRKSPNKANFGKGEIEGVAASEAGNNGVAGATLIPLLALGVPGDVITAIIIGAFMVHGLQPGPMMFVMNVDIIYGLFIGLIFSSGLLLIVGGLAIRGFKPVADIPKRILMPIVLVLCIYGVFAVNNNIFDVGVMFVMGWVGFVLSRYHIPAAPFLIAFILGPLLEDNFRKAMLMSGGSPDVLLRGPITWFFWTLTLIAVVAIARGTLDKARDKG, from the coding sequence ATGAGCGTGATCGACAATTTAATGGCCGGCCTCGCATTGGTCGGAAATGTAGACGCGCTTGTGTCCTTGGCGATCGGGATCGTTATCGGGGTCATCGGTGGGGCAATTCCGGGGATTTCTGCGACGATGGCGGTGGCGCTCACCTTGCCCTTTACCTTTCCGATGCAGCCTATCAATGGCATCCTTTTGCTTTTGGGTGTTTACAAGGGCGGTATCTTTGGCGGTTCAATCCCTGCCATCCTGATCAAGACACCCGGTACGCCTGCATCTTCGGCCACGGTGCTCGACGGGCATCCGATGGCGGCACGTGGCGAAGCGGGGCGCGCGCTGGGCATGGCGCTTTGGGCCTCCTGCACGGCAGACGTGATCTCGAACCTGGCCTTGATCCTTTTTGCGGGTTGGCTTGCGTCTTTTGCGCTCAGCTTTGGTCCGCCAGAGTTCTTTGCACTCATCCTCTTCTCGCTCACAATTATCGCAGGTGTGTCGGGCGAGAGCCTCTTGCGTGGCGCGCTCTCTGCGCTCTTGGGCCTGCTTTTGGCCACCATTGGGCTTGACCTCGTTTATGGCACCAATCGCTTTACTTTCGGCGATCCCAACCTCATGGGCGGTCTGAACTTTATCGCCGTGCTGATCGGTCTCTTTGCCATTCCAGAAGTCATCAACATGGTTTGGCACCCCACTGGCCATATGGGCAAGGTGCAGACACTGGGCAGTAAATGGGTTACATTCGCCGAGTATCGGCGGTGTTTCCGCTCTATCGTGCGGGGCAGTTTTATCGGTGTGTTTCTCGGCGCGATCCCCGGTATCGGCGCGGCCCCTGCGGCCTTTCTCAGCTATTCAGAGGCGCGCCGCAAATCCCCCAACAAGGCCAATTTTGGAAAAGGCGAAATAGAGGGTGTCGCCGCCTCTGAGGCGGGCAACAATGGTGTCGCGGGTGCCACGCTGATTCCGCTTCTGGCCTTGGGTGTGCCCGGCGATGTCATCACCGCCATCATCATCGGTGCCTTTATGGTGCATGGCTTGCAGCCGGGGCCCATGATGTTCGTGATGAACGTGGATATCATCTATGGCCTTTTCATCGGCCTCATCTTTTCCTCAGGCTTGCTTTTGATCGTCGGAGGTTTGGCAATTCGTGGGTTCAAACCCGTGGCCGACATCCCCAAGCGTATCCTGATGCCCATCGTCCTTGTGCTTTGCATCTACGGGGTCTTTGCGGTTAACAACAACATCTTCGATGTCGGCGTCATGTTTGTGATGGGTTGGGTTGGCTTTGTCTTGTCCCGGTACCACATACCCGCCGCTCCGTTCTTGATCGCCTTCATTCTTGGCCCGCTTCTCGAGGATAATTTCCGCAAAGCGATGCTGATGTCAGGCGGTTCGCCAGATGTGTTGTTGCGTGGGCCGATTACTTGGTTCTTCTGGACTTTGACCCTGATCGCGGTCGTGGCGATTGCACGCGGCACGCTTGACAAGGCACGAGACAAAGGCTGA
- a CDS encoding tripartite tricarboxylate transporter TctB family protein, whose protein sequence is MNKRAIQVQLGIGACVACVFLILYAIPYWISAPSNIRNIVLSPRFWPYAIAGLTGLVGLGMLFAGRKEDVDGTPANDPIEDPRAGLMRLVGMAVLMAVTFWLLPRIGMVWASMLAFASLAFLVKTRHPKTALICAVAVPLLLYGFFAHVAGVAIPQGEFVRLP, encoded by the coding sequence GTGAACAAACGCGCAATTCAGGTGCAACTGGGCATCGGTGCCTGTGTGGCCTGTGTTTTTCTGATCCTCTATGCAATTCCCTATTGGATCTCTGCCCCGAGCAATATTCGCAACATCGTGCTGTCGCCCCGGTTTTGGCCCTACGCCATCGCCGGTCTGACAGGACTGGTTGGGCTGGGCATGCTCTTTGCTGGCCGCAAGGAAGATGTTGACGGCACGCCGGCCAATGACCCGATCGAAGACCCGCGCGCTGGGCTGATGCGGTTGGTGGGCATGGCAGTTTTGATGGCTGTCACCTTCTGGCTTTTGCCGCGCATCGGTATGGTCTGGGCGTCGATGCTGGCCTTTGCATCGCTCGCCTTTTTGGTGAAGACACGGCATCCAAAAACGGCGTTGATTTGCGCTGTGGCGGTGCCACTTCTGCTCTATGGGTTCTTCGCCCATGTCGCCGGTGTCGCGATCCCGCAGGGTGAATTTGTGAGGCTGCCATGA
- a CDS encoding Bug family tripartite tricarboxylate transporter substrate binding protein gives MKLRQLGAVCAMGLGLTATAALAEYPERPINMVIPYGAGGATDISARTIAEPLGTVVGKPLVMSNITGAGGATGSVAVQNAKADGYTMLFARVGSHTVNPAMKATLPYTLDDFRFVTVYEINPVACAVRPDSGIETIEDLIALTESEGTSYSSSGVGSMLHLAAVMVLDEFGVENPLDKAIHIPQGGGGEAATAVLNGTVTFICTNTSALANFVANGQLKPILVTTAEPVPGFDAPTAVDLGKPDLTQLVGWTGIAGPDDLPDEVAAKWGEWMAAAAGDAKFVDQMSAMGSVINVMSPEEANAFIQAQYETFRALVDKLGMRIEG, from the coding sequence ATGAAGCTGAGACAGTTGGGCGCGGTGTGCGCTATGGGGCTTGGGCTGACGGCGACTGCCGCGTTGGCCGAATATCCCGAACGCCCCATCAACATGGTCATTCCCTATGGCGCAGGCGGCGCGACCGATATTTCGGCCCGCACCATCGCAGAGCCCTTGGGCACCGTGGTCGGCAAGCCGCTGGTCATGTCGAATATCACGGGGGCAGGGGGTGCCACCGGATCGGTTGCGGTGCAAAACGCCAAGGCGGATGGCTATACCATGCTTTTTGCCCGCGTCGGCTCGCACACGGTCAATCCGGCGATGAAGGCCACGCTGCCCTACACGCTCGATGATTTCCGCTTTGTGACGGTGTATGAAATCAACCCCGTCGCCTGTGCCGTGCGCCCTGATTCCGGCATCGAAACCATTGAGGATCTCATCGCTCTGACGGAATCCGAGGGCACCAGCTATAGCTCTTCTGGCGTGGGTTCGATGCTGCATCTCGCGGCGGTGATGGTGCTGGATGAATTCGGTGTCGAGAACCCGCTGGATAAGGCGATTCACATTCCCCAAGGCGGCGGTGGTGAGGCGGCCACGGCTGTTCTCAACGGCACTGTAACCTTTATCTGCACCAACACATCGGCGCTTGCCAATTTTGTGGCCAATGGGCAGTTGAAGCCGATCCTCGTAACGACGGCGGAACCGGTCCCGGGTTTTGACGCACCGACAGCCGTCGATTTGGGCAAGCCTGATCTGACACAGCTTGTGGGGTGGACCGGTATCGCTGGGCCGGATGACTTGCCAGACGAGGTTGCGGCAAAATGGGGTGAATGGATGGCCGCAGCAGCCGGAGACGCGAAATTCGTGGACCAGATGAGCGCGATGGGTTCGGTCATCAATGTCATGAGTCCCGAAGAAGCCAACGCTTTCATTCAGGCGCAGTATGAAACTTTTCGTGCGCTGGTCGACAAGCTCGGCATGCGGATCGAGGGCTAA
- a CDS encoding LysR family transcriptional regulator: MSIRRLRTLIAVDDHKTFSAAAEAVFVTHAAVSQQMRSLEEEWGVVLFDRSRRSPELTPTGRALVARARDIVRAYDAIVPSVLGDEGFRGEISLGAVPMTLTGLTPLSVRLLKESYPDLHVRIVPGMTTSLIAEVERGALDAAVLSRQGPLPPEIDHADIAQEPMELLAPQEAEGDDVRELLLRYPFIRFSRDAVVGGLIDGWLREHGIPVSVTMELQGLEAISSMVLAGLGVSIVPARCVRGVQPLPLRRVPLPEGAPVRQLTLAYRRDNPRIRIIQEIHKALLGAVEIGIFTPSTGGPTG; the protein is encoded by the coding sequence ATGTCAATCCGGCGCTTGCGCACCCTGATTGCGGTGGATGACCACAAGACCTTTAGCGCTGCTGCCGAAGCGGTTTTTGTGACCCACGCCGCAGTCAGCCAACAAATGCGCAGCCTCGAGGAAGAATGGGGGGTTGTGCTTTTTGACCGCTCACGCCGGTCGCCGGAACTGACCCCGACGGGGCGTGCATTGGTGGCGCGGGCGCGCGATATCGTGCGTGCCTACGATGCCATCGTGCCGTCGGTCTTGGGCGACGAAGGGTTTCGTGGCGAAATCTCGTTGGGGGCCGTTCCTATGACCCTGACGGGCCTGACCCCGCTGTCAGTGCGCTTGCTCAAGGAAAGCTATCCAGACCTGCATGTGCGTATCGTACCCGGGATGACCACCTCGCTCATCGCAGAGGTTGAACGCGGCGCGCTTGATGCGGCGGTGCTGTCACGGCAGGGCCCGTTACCCCCGGAAATCGACCATGCCGACATTGCGCAAGAGCCAATGGAACTGCTCGCCCCACAAGAGGCCGAGGGCGACGATGTGCGAGAACTTTTGCTCCGGTATCCGTTTATCCGGTTCAGCCGCGACGCTGTTGTCGGTGGGCTGATCGACGGTTGGCTGCGCGAGCACGGGATTCCCGTGTCGGTCACGATGGAATTACAGGGACTCGAAGCGATTTCGAGCATGGTGCTTGCGGGTCTTGGCGTTTCTATCGTTCCTGCGCGATGTGTGCGGGGGGTGCAACCGCTACCGCTGCGCCGCGTGCCACTGCCTGAGGGCGCGCCCGTGCGCCAACTGACACTGGCCTATCGGCGCGACAATCCACGTATCCGCATCATTCAGGAAATCCACAAAGCCCTGTTGGGTGCGGTCGAGATCGGCATTTTCACCCCCTCCACAGGCGGACCAACGGGATGA
- a CDS encoding sulfite exporter TauE/SafE family protein: protein MNADALPYVIAGAMAGGFINGLAGFGTALFALGFFLAVLPPLQAVAMLVVLSVVTGLQGLWVVRAAIGQNKRRLARFLIPGLAGIPIGVTILSVIDASTLKTVVAAMLLLYGGYFTLRANLPTFERATPFWDMLVGFLGGILGGAASLSGALPMMWCTLRPWPRHETRAVLQPFNVGVLAVATGTLALKGAYTRETLIYLAIAIPAALLAAQIGISVFKRLSDTAFRRLLIVMTFVSGVVLLLRELI from the coding sequence ATGAACGCCGACGCCCTGCCCTATGTCATTGCGGGCGCAATGGCAGGCGGCTTCATCAACGGTCTTGCCGGGTTTGGCACAGCCCTTTTTGCGCTTGGCTTCTTTCTAGCCGTTCTGCCGCCCCTTCAAGCGGTGGCCATGTTGGTCGTGTTATCCGTGGTCACGGGCCTCCAAGGGCTTTGGGTCGTGCGCGCGGCCATCGGACAGAACAAGCGGCGGCTGGCGCGTTTTCTCATACCAGGATTGGCGGGCATCCCGATTGGTGTGACGATCCTCAGCGTGATTGACGCCAGCACGCTCAAGACCGTCGTGGCGGCGATGCTGCTGCTTTACGGTGGGTATTTCACTCTGCGTGCAAACCTTCCAACGTTCGAACGCGCCACGCCATTCTGGGATATGCTGGTGGGGTTCTTGGGCGGCATTCTAGGCGGTGCGGCCTCGCTCTCGGGGGCGCTGCCGATGATGTGGTGTACGCTGCGCCCTTGGCCACGGCATGAGACACGCGCCGTTCTTCAACCGTTCAACGTGGGTGTTCTCGCGGTAGCGACAGGGACGCTGGCACTCAAAGGTGCCTACACGCGCGAGACCTTGATCTATCTTGCGATTGCAATCCCGGCGGCGCTTTTGGCGGCGCAGATTGGGATAAGCGTGTTCAAACGACTAAGCGACACGGCCTTTCGGCGATTGCTGATCGTCATGACCTTTGTTTCGGGCGTGGTTTTGCTTTTGCGCGAGCTGATCTAA
- a CDS encoding fumarate hydratase C-terminal domain-containing protein: MTKPREIHLSTTPTPEALAELRLGDIVYLDGLLYTAREGVYMRALEQKANIPLELPSQSAANFHCSPAAAIRPDGSFNMGAVTATASFRFAKWLPEWMAKTGAKLIIGKGGMSSKDYKSYFVPNGAIYLSTVGYGTGALLGRGIEKVEAVHWQDELGLAQAMWVIRCNKMGPFIVASDLDGNCLFERENAKIAKNLERVYEGTRPATLKRYGETDDRSDEVIG; this comes from the coding sequence ATGACCAAGCCCCGCGAAATCCACCTGAGCACCACCCCAACGCCCGAGGCGCTGGCCGAGCTGCGCCTCGGCGATATCGTTTATCTTGATGGGTTGCTCTATACGGCCCGTGAAGGCGTCTACATGCGCGCATTGGAGCAAAAGGCGAATATTCCGCTGGAACTGCCCAGCCAGAGTGCAGCGAATTTCCACTGCTCTCCTGCCGCCGCCATTCGTCCCGATGGATCGTTCAACATGGGGGCGGTGACGGCTACCGCCTCTTTCCGCTTTGCCAAATGGTTGCCGGAATGGATGGCCAAGACAGGGGCCAAGCTGATCATCGGCAAAGGCGGCATGTCGTCGAAGGATTACAAATCCTATTTCGTACCCAATGGTGCGATTTACCTTTCAACCGTGGGCTATGGCACCGGGGCGCTGCTAGGTCGTGGCATCGAAAAGGTCGAGGCCGTGCACTGGCAGGATGAATTGGGATTGGCGCAGGCGATGTGGGTCATTCGCTGCAACAAGATGGGGCCGTTCATTGTGGCGTCTGATTTGGACGGTAACTGCCTTTTTGAACGCGAGAACGCCAAGATCGCCAAAAACCTCGAACGGGTCTACGAAGGCACGCGCCCCGCGACGCTCAAGCGCTATGGCGAGACGGATGATCGCTCTGACGAGGTGATTGGTTAG
- a CDS encoding fumarate hydratase, whose translation MIPIDLIQNTAERLMDKAAIEIPDDYLTGLQAAAETEDGDLSSFVLQAMLENYKAAKEDRRAMCGDTGCPRWYVKMGNEARIEGGPVALESALRRATAKATYDVPLRPNRVHPLWRTDHNNNVGIGAPEIEYAYEPDCDWIDLITVHKGGLFGTDYRMLFPSDGIEGIKRFYLDSLVAFGKRGLACQPAIIGIGLGGSKDTCMVLGKRAACLRVVGSENPDPKIAALEREFKDLGNSIGMGAMGFVGKNMVINCNIEVGYCHTGGMQMSVHAFCLSSRRAVARLYPDGRVHYRTDPEWFTPYQRRETVDWPGSAQEAAE comes from the coding sequence ATGATCCCAATCGACCTGATCCAGAACACCGCCGAGCGCCTGATGGACAAGGCTGCGATCGAAATTCCAGACGATTACTTGACCGGCCTTCAAGCAGCAGCCGAGACCGAGGATGGTGATCTGTCGTCTTTCGTCCTTCAAGCGATGCTTGAGAATTACAAAGCCGCCAAAGAGGACCGCCGCGCGATGTGCGGCGATACGGGGTGTCCGCGTTGGTATGTGAAGATGGGCAACGAGGCCCGGATTGAGGGGGGGCCGGTCGCGCTCGAATCCGCGTTGCGCCGCGCGACAGCCAAGGCCACCTATGACGTGCCCCTGCGCCCCAATCGCGTGCATCCCCTCTGGCGCACGGATCACAACAATAATGTTGGCATCGGCGCGCCTGAGATCGAGTATGCGTACGAGCCGGATTGCGACTGGATTGATCTTATAACGGTGCACAAAGGCGGTCTCTTTGGCACGGATTACCGCATGCTCTTTCCGTCTGACGGGATCGAGGGGATCAAGCGGTTTTACCTCGACAGTCTTGTTGCCTTTGGCAAACGGGGGCTGGCCTGTCAGCCTGCGATCATCGGCATCGGGCTGGGTGGGTCCAAGGATACCTGCATGGTGTTGGGCAAGCGCGCCGCCTGCCTGCGCGTCGTGGGCAGTGAGAATCCGGACCCGAAGATCGCCGCGTTAGAGCGCGAGTTCAAGGATTTGGGCAACTCCATCGGCATGGGCGCGATGGGGTTTGTCGGCAAGAACATGGTGATCAATTGCAACATCGAGGTGGGCTATTGCCATACCGGAGGCATGCAGATGTCGGTGCATGCCTTTTGCCTCTCGTCCCGTCGGGCCGTCGCGCGCCTCTATCCTGATGGGCGGGTCCACTACCGCACCGATCCCGAATGGTTTACCCCCTATCAGCGCCGCGAAACCGTGGATTGGCCGGGCAGTGCACAGGAGGCGGCAGAATGA